In one window of Methanosarcina vacuolata Z-761 DNA:
- the argF gene encoding ornithine carbamoyltransferase, whose translation MKKDVLSITDLSREEIYEILKSAMDLKEKRKAGEPTEYLKNKSLGMIFEKSSTRTRVSFEVAMTDFGGHSLYLNSRDIQVGRGETIEDTARTLSGYLHGIMARVMSHDTVEKLAKYSTIPVINALSDREHPCQILGDFMTIMECKDKFEGLKFAWVGDGNNVCNSALLGSAIMGMEFAVACPKGYEPEPEFLEKAKALGGKFTVTDDPKVAAKDADIIYTDVWVSMGDEAEQEKRLKDFAIFQVNTELLGVAKPDVIVMHCLPARRGLEITDEVMDGPNSVIFEEAENRLHAQKALILKLMR comes from the coding sequence ATGAAGAAGGATGTACTTTCGATAACTGACCTGTCCAGAGAAGAGATTTATGAAATCCTCAAATCGGCCATGGACCTGAAAGAAAAACGCAAGGCTGGAGAACCTACAGAGTACCTGAAGAACAAAAGCCTGGGAATGATTTTTGAGAAATCTTCTACAAGAACCAGGGTATCCTTTGAGGTTGCAATGACTGATTTCGGAGGACATTCCCTTTACCTGAATTCCAGAGATATCCAGGTAGGGAGAGGCGAGACTATTGAGGACACTGCCAGAACCCTCTCAGGCTACCTTCATGGAATCATGGCCAGAGTTATGAGCCACGATACCGTAGAGAAATTAGCCAAATACTCAACCATACCTGTGATCAATGCGCTTTCGGACAGGGAACACCCCTGTCAGATCCTTGGCGACTTCATGACCATAATGGAGTGCAAGGACAAATTCGAAGGCCTGAAATTCGCCTGGGTAGGAGATGGAAACAACGTCTGTAATTCAGCTCTGCTAGGCTCGGCTATTATGGGAATGGAATTCGCAGTTGCCTGCCCGAAAGGATACGAACCTGAGCCCGAGTTTCTTGAAAAGGCAAAAGCCCTCGGAGGCAAGTTTACAGTTACGGATGACCCGAAAGTTGCCGCAAAAGATGCGGATATCATTTATACGGATGTCTGGGTTTCCATGGGCGACGAAGCCGAGCAGGAGAAACGCCTGAAGGACTTTGCCATTTTCCAGGTCAATACTGAACTCCTTGGAGTTGCAAAGCCGGACGTAATAGTTATGCACTGCCTGCCAGCCCGTCGAGGCCTTGAGATTACGGATGAAGTTATGGACGGCCCGAATTCCGTGATTTTTGAAGAGGCTGAAAACCGTCTGCATGCGCAAAAAGCCCTTATCCTGAAATTGATGAGATGA
- a CDS encoding NfeD family protein translates to MSKKRPVTMSVERGPNLFFIFFLCFILIAVSIPSVDAGPQQKVLVLEISEAITPASDDIIADAIEKAENENFEALVISLNTPGGGLDETQTVISAIENASVPVIGYVPESGKAWSAGTLILMGTDIAAMAPFTVIGSAQPVQMSAEGTKPITEEKIINALVKFSVATASKHGRNETFAEEVITKNKNLDAQEALKSNVIEYVAPSIPNLLTQIDGQEVKGKVLQTENAGIENYESPLSLSLLGLISNPIISSLLLTLGIYGLIFGISSPGAGAEVFGLISIALGLIGTGFDINIGAIFLILLGIGLLIIEIKVPGFGIFGFAGLISLIIGSILLVPMGSENIYTPEFRKVLALTVVAPTVVFGLFLVFAIYKVTEIRNKKPVIGEFIGEIAETIDPLGPQKAGFVRYKGEYWKAHSEEEIEPKVEVEITGKVRETLLVKRKM, encoded by the coding sequence ATGAGCAAGAAAAGACCGGTAACCATGTCTGTAGAAAGAGGTCCAAATCTCTTCTTTATTTTTTTCCTATGTTTCATCCTCATAGCCGTTTCTATACCCTCTGTGGATGCAGGACCTCAACAGAAAGTACTTGTGCTTGAAATATCCGAGGCTATTACACCAGCTTCAGATGATATTATAGCAGATGCCATAGAAAAAGCTGAAAATGAAAATTTTGAGGCCCTTGTAATTAGCTTGAATACTCCAGGTGGAGGCCTGGATGAAACTCAAACAGTCATAAGCGCAATTGAGAATGCGAGCGTGCCTGTTATCGGGTATGTGCCCGAAAGTGGTAAAGCCTGGTCAGCCGGGACTCTCATCCTCATGGGAACCGATATCGCTGCAATGGCGCCTTTCACGGTTATAGGATCAGCTCAGCCCGTTCAGATGTCGGCAGAAGGGACAAAACCCATAACAGAAGAGAAAATAATAAATGCTCTTGTCAAATTTTCGGTTGCAACAGCCAGTAAACACGGGAGAAACGAGACCTTTGCAGAAGAAGTCATAACGAAAAATAAAAATCTTGACGCACAGGAAGCTCTGAAGAGCAACGTAATAGAATATGTAGCACCTTCTATCCCGAATTTGCTGACACAGATTGACGGGCAGGAGGTAAAAGGAAAAGTCCTGCAAACCGAAAATGCAGGGATAGAAAATTATGAATCTCCACTTTCTCTCTCCCTTTTAGGGTTGATTTCAAACCCGATTATCTCATCCCTTCTTTTGACCCTGGGAATTTACGGGCTAATTTTTGGAATCTCAAGTCCGGGAGCAGGAGCAGAAGTTTTTGGACTCATCTCAATCGCACTCGGGTTGATAGGCACAGGCTTTGATATTAATATAGGGGCAATTTTCCTTATTCTTTTAGGAATAGGACTTCTGATCATTGAGATTAAAGTACCTGGATTTGGGATATTTGGGTTTGCGGGCCTAATCAGTCTCATAATAGGAAGTATACTCCTTGTACCCATGGGAAGCGAAAATATTTACACCCCAGAATTTCGAAAGGTTCTTGCCCTGACCGTCGTTGCCCCAACGGTTGTTTTCGGATTGTTCCTGGTTTTTGCAATCTACAAAGTAACAGAGATCAGAAATAAAAAACCGGTTATTGGGGAGTTTATAGGGGAAATTGCCGAAACTATAGACCCTTTAGGGCCTCAAAAAGCAGGCTTTGTCCGCTATAAAGGAGAATACTGGAAAGCTCATTCAGAAGAGGAAATTGAACCGAAGGTAGAGGTCGAAATTACTGGAAAAGTAAGGGAAACCCTTTTAGTAAAAAGAAAAATGTAA
- a CDS encoding AIR synthase-related protein, with product MDIEGYAKRALRENPSNEAELEAKLASRILEIKHINPDRAHEIAAAVVCEAKATLDVTGDVLSPTFSGVSMGEFGVGSRGTGDFYVHSKLGEVIGKTGAVVDSSQLDDSGVVKIGEDYLVVTIDGIHSRLSDFPFLSGFHVARAALRDIYAMGARPLAMLSDIHVADDGDVAKIFDHIAGITTVSELTGIPLITGSTLRIGGDMVIGERMTGGVGAVGITSSLTSRNRTEAGDLILMTEGAGGGTVSTTALYYGMHEVVEETINIRFLEACEVLLQSGLHKKVHSMTDVTNGGIRGDAKEISKTARVKLVFEEEKIRALVNPKVLSMLESLKIDYLGVSLDALLIIVPPAYADEILDTVRAADIKIDVIGRVEEGNGAEIFLNGECRDFTPRFRESAYTPVKKVHGEENPRDFEEMKAAIDKAALEAIEKKQKVLEKIRSK from the coding sequence ATGGATATAGAAGGCTACGCAAAACGGGCTCTCAGGGAGAACCCCTCAAATGAAGCAGAGCTTGAGGCAAAGCTGGCTTCAAGAATTCTTGAAATTAAGCATATAAACCCAGATAGGGCTCATGAGATCGCGGCTGCGGTTGTTTGTGAGGCAAAAGCAACACTTGATGTGACAGGTGATGTGTTAAGCCCCACTTTCTCAGGAGTTTCAATGGGAGAATTCGGGGTAGGTTCCAGGGGTACAGGGGATTTTTACGTTCATTCCAAGCTTGGAGAAGTTATAGGCAAGACAGGTGCTGTTGTGGATAGCTCTCAGCTTGATGACTCTGGAGTTGTCAAAATCGGCGAAGACTACCTCGTGGTTACAATTGACGGAATTCATTCTCGCCTGAGCGACTTTCCTTTTCTTTCGGGCTTTCACGTAGCTCGGGCAGCTCTGCGTGATATATACGCTATGGGAGCTCGCCCCCTGGCAATGCTTTCCGACATTCATGTAGCAGACGACGGAGATGTAGCAAAGATCTTCGACCATATTGCAGGAATAACCACGGTCTCGGAACTTACCGGAATACCTCTTATTACAGGAAGCACGCTTCGAATCGGCGGGGACATGGTCATAGGTGAACGCATGACAGGCGGAGTTGGAGCTGTAGGCATAACCTCTTCTCTGACCTCGCGGAACCGGACCGAAGCGGGAGACCTCATCCTTATGACAGAAGGCGCAGGTGGGGGTACGGTTTCCACAACTGCACTTTACTATGGGATGCATGAAGTTGTGGAGGAAACCATTAATATCCGTTTCCTGGAAGCCTGCGAGGTCCTGTTGCAGTCCGGACTGCATAAGAAAGTCCATTCGATGACTGATGTAACCAACGGCGGGATCAGGGGAGATGCAAAAGAAATTTCAAAGACCGCGAGGGTAAAACTGGTCTTTGAAGAGGAAAAGATAAGGGCTCTTGTGAACCCAAAGGTGCTTTCAATGCTTGAAAGCCTGAAAATCGACTATCTTGGAGTTTCTCTCGATGCCCTGCTTATAATTGTTCCCCCTGCATATGCTGATGAAATTCTTGATACTGTCAGAGCTGCAGATATTAAAATTGATGTCATAGGGCGTGTTGAGGAAGGAAACGGAGCTGAAATCTTCTTAAATGGTGAATGCCGGGACTTCACACCAAGGTTTAGAGAGTCTGCATATACACCAGTTAAAAAAGTTCATGGAGAAGAGAATCCCAGGGACTTTGAAGAAATGAAAGCAGCAATTGATAAGGCCGCTCTTGAAGCTATTGAAAAGAAACAGAAAGTCCTCGAAAAAATAAGAAGCAAATAA
- a CDS encoding flavodoxin family protein, translating into MNKNILILTGSPRDNGNSDMLADAFMKGAKEKGHTVNKIKAAKLNVSGCKACIMCWTKDGACVQCDDMKEIEPLLESADMLVLVSPLYFFGISAQLKAVIDRFCAYCVDSRKKSLLVKESALIMCGECDEERFFSGAIDTYKYTADYMKWEDRGILIATSVSAKGDILQGDWLTKAQAFGTSI; encoded by the coding sequence ATGAATAAAAATATACTGATACTTACTGGTAGTCCACGAGATAATGGAAATAGCGATATGCTAGCAGATGCCTTTATGAAAGGAGCAAAGGAAAAGGGGCATACCGTAAATAAAATCAAAGCGGCAAAACTCAATGTTAGTGGATGTAAGGCCTGTATTATGTGTTGGACAAAAGATGGAGCCTGCGTTCAATGTGACGATATGAAAGAAATTGAACCACTACTTGAAAGTGCAGATATGCTTGTACTGGTTTCCCCGTTATATTTCTTTGGAATTTCTGCACAGTTAAAGGCTGTAATTGACAGGTTTTGTGCCTACTGTGTGGACAGCCGTAAAAAATCTCTCCTAGTAAAAGAATCTGCTTTAATTATGTGTGGAGAGTGCGATGAAGAACGATTTTTCAGTGGTGCCATAGACACTTACAAGTATACGGCAGATTATATGAAATGGGAAGACAGAGGTATCTTAATAGCTACCAGCGTCTCAGCAAAAGGAGATATTTTACAGGGAGATTGGCTAACTAAAGCGCAAGCCTTTGGCACTAGCATTTAA
- a CDS encoding DUF169 domain-containing protein — MDVKEINKYGQEIVDCLKLETSPVAVKLIPKGGEIPGGMKEVDEAMRHCQLVDRVRRTGEEFYTLIDDQMCKGGAGAMGLGEMPPKVASGEFYFNKLKQFSTQGAARRTLERVPKLPPNSTEAILYSPLEKATFIPDVVVIIGKPKQIMLLTQAAMYKTGGRVEASFAGKQSLCSDGVVNVYKEGKIGVTVGCSGSRTYTKIADEEMIMGIPIELLADVAAGLKEICPK, encoded by the coding sequence ATGGATGTAAAAGAGATAAATAAATATGGACAAGAAATTGTAGACTGCCTGAAACTGGAGACTTCTCCTGTTGCAGTGAAGCTGATCCCGAAAGGAGGAGAAATTCCTGGAGGAATGAAAGAAGTAGATGAAGCTATGAGGCACTGCCAGCTGGTTGACAGAGTGAGAAGAACAGGTGAGGAGTTCTATACCCTTATCGATGACCAGATGTGTAAAGGTGGCGCTGGCGCAATGGGCCTTGGCGAAATGCCTCCTAAGGTCGCAAGTGGAGAGTTTTATTTTAATAAACTCAAACAGTTCAGCACCCAGGGCGCTGCAAGGCGTACCCTTGAAAGAGTTCCCAAGCTTCCCCCAAACTCAACAGAAGCTATCCTGTACTCCCCTCTGGAAAAAGCCACGTTTATCCCTGATGTTGTTGTGATTATCGGTAAGCCTAAACAAATAATGTTACTCACACAGGCTGCAATGTATAAAACCGGAGGCCGGGTCGAAGCGAGTTTTGCAGGGAAGCAGAGCCTGTGTTCAGACGGAGTTGTAAATGTATATAAAGAAGGCAAAATCGGAGTCACAGTCGGTTGTAGCGGCAGCAGGACATACACCAAAATCGCAGACGAAGAAATGATTATGGGAATTCCTATCGAACTTCTGGCTGATGTAGCTGCTGGCCTCAAGGAAATTTGCCCTAAGTAA
- a CDS encoding sugar O-acetyltransferase: protein MKEKDKMLEGKPYRAFGEELVAERQAAKELIFEFNALHPSKIEQRDKIIKRLFGKTGKNFIIEPPFRCDYGYNISIGENFYANYNCTIIDCARVTIGDNAFIAPNVSLFTAEHPIHPDIRNDQLEYAIPISIGNNVWLGGGAIVNPGVTIGDNTVIGSGSVVTKDIPANVIAVGNPCRVKRKITEKDKTNFLEMLYNE from the coding sequence ATGAAAGAAAAAGATAAAATGTTAGAAGGCAAACCGTATAGAGCTTTTGGGGAAGAACTGGTCGCAGAACGTCAGGCTGCAAAGGAATTGATTTTTGAGTTTAATGCTCTGCACCCCAGCAAAATTGAGCAACGCGATAAGATCATTAAAAGACTTTTTGGCAAAACGGGTAAAAACTTCATTATTGAACCGCCCTTTCGCTGCGATTATGGATACAATATCTCCATAGGGGAGAATTTCTATGCCAATTATAATTGCACGATTATCGACTGCGCTAGAGTTACCATCGGTGACAACGCTTTTATCGCACCCAATGTGAGTCTTTTTACCGCAGAACATCCCATACATCCCGACATACGGAATGACCAGTTGGAATATGCCATTCCTATTTCCATAGGCAACAATGTTTGGCTTGGCGGTGGCGCTATTGTGAATCCGGGTGTTACTATTGGCGATAACACTGTAATCGGTTCAGGAAGTGTAGTGACAAAGGATATTCCGGCCAATGTAATAGCTGTTGGCAATCCGTGTAGGGTGAAACGCAAAATTACAGAGAAAGATAAAACTAATTTTTTGGAGATGTTATATAATGAATAA
- a CDS encoding orotate phosphoribosyltransferase-like protein yields MKNIEDLIQKAVELQSNGLVTGQIADELNVSRETVTWLLTRSKKEVAAPAPKDISVNWSSIGKSATRLHYISLALCDMVLETLEKTNAEVDVVVGVAASGIPLASMMANELGADFALYHSRKGQDVVQPGQKGTISRNFGGVAGKNCVIVDDVITTGSTTMEVIEQLREMGAKPRAVAVLVDKKGADMIANVPIQSLVRIVRLD; encoded by the coding sequence ATGAAGAACATAGAAGATTTAATCCAGAAAGCTGTGGAATTGCAGAGTAACGGGCTTGTAACCGGCCAGATTGCCGACGAACTCAACGTTTCAAGGGAAACGGTTACCTGGCTTTTAACCCGTTCAAAAAAAGAAGTAGCAGCCCCCGCTCCGAAGGATATTTCCGTAAACTGGAGCAGCATAGGAAAAAGTGCTACACGGCTCCACTACATCTCGCTTGCGCTCTGCGATATGGTGCTTGAGACTCTGGAAAAAACAAACGCCGAAGTTGACGTTGTTGTCGGTGTCGCTGCCAGTGGCATTCCCCTAGCAAGCATGATGGCAAATGAACTGGGAGCTGACTTTGCTCTATATCATTCCCGTAAAGGACAGGATGTAGTCCAGCCAGGCCAGAAAGGAACAATAAGCAGAAACTTCGGAGGCGTTGCCGGCAAGAACTGTGTGATCGTAGACGATGTTATTACCACAGGTTCCACAACTATGGAAGTCATTGAGCAGCTTCGGGAAATGGGCGCAAAACCAAGAGCTGTAGCAGTTCTTGTAGATAAAAAAGGCGCAGATATGATTGCTAATGTCCCGATCCAGTCTCTTGTAAGGATTGTACGCCTGGACTAA
- the hisH gene encoding imidazole glycerol phosphate synthase subunit HisH gives MKRIVILDYGLGNLRSVQKGLEQVGSSPAISGDPEEILAADGLILPGVGAFVDAMKCLDPIKGTIEEYAQSGKPMLGICLGQQVLMSSSEEGKLTDGLNLISGKVLRFPKSELKVPHIGWNNIKIEQDHPLFKGIPDNSFVYFVHSYYVDTASENTLASCNYGLDFSASVVNSKGNVMGTQFHPEKSGTIGLKILKNFVDMC, from the coding sequence ATGAAAAGAATTGTGATTCTCGATTACGGGCTTGGAAACCTCCGCAGTGTTCAAAAAGGGCTTGAACAAGTCGGATCAAGTCCCGCAATCTCAGGGGATCCTGAGGAGATTCTTGCCGCAGACGGTTTAATTCTCCCGGGCGTCGGCGCTTTTGTGGACGCGATGAAGTGCCTTGACCCCATCAAAGGGACTATAGAAGAATACGCACAGTCAGGCAAGCCGATGCTCGGGATCTGTCTTGGACAACAGGTTCTCATGAGTTCTTCGGAGGAAGGAAAGCTTACTGATGGGCTTAACCTTATTTCCGGAAAGGTGCTGCGCTTTCCAAAGTCCGAGCTAAAGGTGCCTCATATTGGCTGGAATAACATTAAAATCGAGCAGGACCACCCTCTGTTTAAAGGAATTCCTGACAACTCTTTCGTATACTTCGTCCATTCCTACTATGTGGACACAGCGTCTGAAAACACCCTTGCATCCTGCAATTATGGGCTGGACTTTTCAGCGTCTGTCGTAAATTCCAAAGGTAATGTTATGGGTACCCAGTTCCACCCTGAAAAAAGTGGAACTATCGGATTGAAGATTCTGAAAAACTTTGTAGACATGTGCTGA
- a CDS encoding NOB1 family endonuclease — translation MTYYIADSAVFIMGNCDLDSSLIITVPSVADELKSKDSELRFDLAKEGGLRVEWPEPEMVKEVRKMAEHTRDSEELSKTDLEILAKALEYRDRGILLTDDYAVQNVAVQLGIQVKPIAQKKIKDIIIWQKQCIGCKKTFDKGDVCPICGSPLKKKRKKSRKEKSYS, via the coding sequence ATGACCTATTACATAGCAGACTCAGCTGTTTTTATAATGGGAAACTGTGACCTGGACAGTTCTCTCATAATTACCGTTCCTTCGGTTGCGGATGAATTGAAAAGTAAGGATTCCGAGCTTCGTTTTGATCTTGCAAAAGAAGGTGGGTTACGTGTGGAATGGCCAGAGCCTGAAATGGTAAAAGAAGTTCGGAAAATGGCTGAGCACACGCGGGACTCCGAAGAGCTCTCAAAAACGGACCTGGAAATCCTCGCAAAAGCTCTTGAATACAGGGATAGGGGCATATTGCTTACGGATGATTATGCAGTCCAGAACGTTGCTGTGCAGCTTGGGATTCAGGTTAAGCCCATTGCCCAGAAAAAAATAAAGGATATTATTATCTGGCAAAAGCAGTGTATAGGTTGCAAAAAGACTTTTGACAAAGGGGATGTCTGCCCTATCTGCGGTTCTCCCCTCAAGAAAAAAAGGAAAAAAAGTAGAAAAGAAAAGAGTTACTCTTGA
- a CDS encoding slipin family protein, whose product MSIFASQIYLPVLLVVILILSQSIKMVNEYERVVIFRLGRLSGVKGPGIFLIIPIVDRALKIDLRVVAIDVPKQAVITRDNVTVEVDAVVYYKVIEPGAAITQVENYMFATSTLSQTTLRDVMGQMELDELLSERESINKQIQELLDKSTDPWGIKVTGVTIRDVALPDTMKRAIAKQAEAEREKRARIILAEGESQAAQKMREAAICYEGVPAAIKLRELQTLAEIAREKNLIVVTQSQALETGNIAALSTAIAERKEQ is encoded by the coding sequence ATGAGCATCTTTGCCAGTCAAATCTACCTTCCTGTATTATTAGTTGTAATATTAATACTCTCACAATCAATAAAAATGGTTAACGAATATGAGAGAGTAGTTATTTTCAGGTTGGGACGTCTCAGTGGCGTAAAAGGCCCTGGAATTTTTTTGATTATCCCAATTGTCGACAGAGCCTTAAAAATAGATCTGAGAGTTGTTGCAATCGATGTACCCAAGCAGGCTGTAATCACCAGGGATAACGTCACGGTTGAGGTTGATGCGGTTGTTTATTACAAGGTCATAGAACCTGGAGCTGCCATAACTCAGGTTGAAAATTACATGTTTGCGACTTCTACCCTCTCACAGACTACCCTGAGAGACGTTATGGGACAGATGGAACTTGATGAGCTGCTTTCGGAAAGAGAAAGTATCAATAAACAAATTCAAGAGCTTCTGGACAAGTCTACAGATCCCTGGGGGATCAAGGTTACAGGAGTTACAATTAGAGACGTTGCCCTGCCTGATACGATGAAAAGAGCAATTGCCAAACAGGCTGAAGCCGAAAGAGAAAAGCGTGCCAGAATTATCCTTGCGGAAGGAGAATCCCAGGCTGCGCAGAAAATGAGAGAAGCTGCAATTTGCTATGAAGGTGTGCCCGCAGCAATCAAGCTGAGGGAGCTACAAACTTTAGCCGAGATTGCCAGGGAAAAGAACCTCATAGTAGTTACCCAATCCCAGGCTCTTGAAACCGGAAATATAGCGGCTTTATCTACGGCTATTGCGGAAAGAAAAGAGCAGTAA
- a CDS encoding DHH family phosphoesterase: protein MSKECPDCHGRGYEVVSTEICPQCKGKGKSKSIDFMKMSEKNIDSILKNGAACEKCKGAGSIEVTTPCKTCKGLGKIYTCKICGARIENPQDPDEEVCDSCAHSQYVYALDESCDLKDVEAGKLYHGVVSSKASFGVFVDLNPHVRGLMHSSNVGVPPEVGDAVIVLVKSIKAGGKLDLIPKTLKKYETVEIEKELPLKNSAEIDSSMKGRLLRIEGEVIQVKQTSGPTIFTISDEGGFVPCAAFESAGKRSYPHIDIEMIVSITGEVTLRDDQIQIEVMSMKLLTGEKEAIVRGRVEREIDKKAAPADIPFLVKSEIMEKLKPRMLHVAKEIKRAILHSTPIILRHHADADGITSAIAIERAILPLITEIGGMDAEYYFYKRAPSKAPFYELADVTRDISFALEDLSRHGQKMPLVILVDNGSTEEDVPSMRQAKVYGIDMLVIDHHHPDEIVDQYLIGHVNPAHVGGDFGVTAGMLCAEVARMINPDISDTIKHLPAVSAVGDRSEAPEAERYISLVSDRYNLEELKEMALALDYEQFWLKFSSGKGIIDDILDLGDHETHKNLVSLLCEQANTMIQDQLETCLFNVKSQKLSNGTIMNVIDVENYAQKFTFPPPGKTSGEVHDVLTKRYPDKPVVTIGYGPDFAVIRSKGVLMNIPKIVRELREEMKGAGVSGGGHLVVGSIKFVEGMRTEVLSRLAEKIGATDVEY, encoded by the coding sequence ATGAGTAAGGAATGTCCAGACTGCCACGGACGTGGCTATGAAGTTGTTTCAACTGAAATCTGCCCTCAGTGTAAGGGCAAAGGTAAATCAAAATCAATTGATTTCATGAAAATGTCAGAAAAAAATATTGACAGCATTTTAAAAAATGGTGCTGCCTGTGAGAAATGTAAAGGCGCTGGAAGTATCGAAGTAACTACTCCCTGTAAAACCTGTAAGGGGCTGGGGAAGATATACACATGCAAGATTTGTGGAGCACGTATTGAGAACCCCCAGGATCCCGATGAAGAAGTATGCGATTCCTGTGCTCATTCTCAGTATGTTTATGCCCTTGATGAGTCCTGCGACCTTAAAGATGTGGAAGCAGGAAAACTTTATCATGGGGTAGTGAGCAGTAAAGCGTCTTTTGGGGTATTTGTGGACCTTAACCCTCACGTAAGAGGGCTTATGCATTCTAGCAATGTCGGAGTTCCTCCAGAAGTGGGAGATGCCGTGATTGTACTGGTAAAAAGCATTAAGGCCGGAGGAAAGCTTGATCTGATCCCTAAAACCCTTAAAAAATACGAAACTGTCGAGATTGAAAAAGAGCTTCCGCTCAAAAATTCAGCTGAAATCGACTCCAGTATGAAGGGCAGGCTCCTCAGAATTGAAGGAGAAGTAATTCAGGTAAAGCAGACCAGCGGGCCCACGATTTTTACAATTAGCGATGAGGGAGGCTTTGTGCCCTGTGCAGCCTTTGAGAGCGCAGGGAAAAGGTCCTATCCGCATATTGACATAGAAATGATTGTTTCCATTACCGGAGAAGTGACTTTGCGAGATGACCAGATCCAGATCGAGGTCATGAGCATGAAATTGCTGACCGGAGAGAAGGAAGCAATTGTCAGGGGCAGAGTTGAGAGAGAAATTGACAAAAAGGCAGCTCCTGCGGATATTCCTTTCCTTGTCAAAAGCGAGATTATGGAGAAACTTAAACCCAGGATGCTCCATGTAGCCAAAGAAATCAAAAGAGCTATTCTCCATTCAACCCCGATTATTCTAAGGCATCATGCCGATGCCGATGGCATTACCTCGGCAATTGCAATTGAAAGGGCCATCCTGCCCCTTATTACGGAAATCGGAGGAATGGATGCAGAGTATTACTTCTACAAGCGTGCCCCGTCCAAAGCTCCTTTTTATGAACTTGCCGATGTTACGAGGGATATTTCGTTTGCACTTGAAGATCTTTCCAGGCACGGTCAGAAAATGCCTCTTGTAATCCTGGTAGACAACGGATCAACGGAAGAAGACGTACCTTCAATGCGGCAGGCCAAAGTCTATGGAATCGACATGCTTGTTATCGACCACCACCATCCGGATGAGATTGTTGACCAGTACCTTATAGGGCATGTAAATCCTGCGCATGTGGGAGGAGATTTCGGGGTTACTGCCGGAATGCTCTGTGCTGAAGTTGCTCGTATGATCAATCCCGATATTAGCGACACAATAAAACATCTTCCAGCGGTTTCGGCAGTTGGAGACCGTTCAGAGGCTCCGGAAGCTGAGAGGTATATCTCTCTTGTCTCGGACCGTTATAACCTTGAAGAGCTGAAAGAAATGGCTCTGGCTCTGGACTATGAGCAGTTCTGGCTGAAATTCAGTAGTGGAAAGGGCATTATCGACGACATCCTGGATCTCGGGGATCATGAAACCCATAAAAACCTGGTTTCCCTGCTCTGCGAACAGGCAAATACCATGATCCAGGACCAGCTTGAGACCTGCCTCTTTAATGTAAAGTCTCAAAAACTGTCAAATGGAACTATCATGAACGTGATAGACGTTGAAAACTACGCCCAGAAGTTCACCTTCCCGCCACCAGGAAAGACCTCAGGAGAAGTTCATGACGTGCTTACCAAAAGATATCCGGATAAACCTGTGGTAACCATTGGCTACGGTCCTGATTTTGCGGTCATCCGTTCAAAGGGTGTGCTCATGAATATTCCGAAAATCGTCAGGGAACTCCGGGAAGAAATGAAAGGTGCAGGCGTCAGCGGAGGAGGACATCTGGTTGTAGGAAGTATCAAATTTGTAGAAGGAATGAGGACTGAGGTGTTATCAAGGCTTGCTGAAAAGATAGGAGCCACCGATGTCGAATATTAA